A window of the Lactobacillus amylovorus DSM 20531 genome harbors these coding sequences:
- the recJ gene encoding single-stranded-DNA-specific exonuclease RecJ → MKWQQRTAEELDPSLIEKYQLSPIAAKLFALRGIDSDEKLDFWFNATEENLADPSLMHDMDKAIDRINQAINNGEKITIYGDYDADGITATTIMTETLSILGADVHYFIPDRFKDGYGPNIDRYHDIVADGTKLIITVDNGVTGIDEVKYAKEHGVDTIVTDHHTFQEQKPDAYAIVHCNYPGQKYPFDDYCGAGVVYTICRGLMQDTMPELLDLAMIGTIGDMVKVTGEGHVIVKRGLEVLNQTERPGLRALIKNAGLTLGSINETDIGFNIAPRLNAVGRLANANLAVELLLSDDDVEAQKIADQIEELNNQRKELTTEVYDKCMALIRENSWQKQNTLVLYDPDFHEGVLGLVANKIVEKTHKPTIVLTKNQAGEIKGSGRSITGFNLFDALNPLKEELFTKFGGHDFACGLSMTEDKIGALREKLEKGFHVEGGLEIKEYDMELPLQGLSPQTSAQINQVGPFGTGEAQPIFSISNPTITQFFKIGKEKNHVKFNVAKKGGSLAVIGFNKDFLNNNLLPFIARVFVQLSLNTYRNKISLQGIIEGIEFASPKLAVPTPVIDLRQEKLVMGFADRYLLFDKKNIPIVRNRLQVSDDKISLVKDYDKSGETVALLDVPRNQIELNSALEKNYQQIYLRFLLDQLPVEHIPAKSYFGKVLKYIYAHPTLSPDDYRTVAPYLGLDYDSVLFILRVFFELGFVKLDDGKLVGEQHPQKQPLTASKYLRATQSQIKFVDQLRTMPTQQIITYVNNFLNN, encoded by the coding sequence ATGAAATGGCAACAAAGAACTGCTGAAGAGCTAGATCCAAGTTTGATAGAAAAGTATCAGCTAAGTCCAATTGCGGCAAAGCTTTTTGCCTTACGTGGCATTGACAGCGATGAAAAACTAGATTTCTGGTTTAATGCGACCGAAGAGAATTTAGCGGATCCTTCACTTATGCATGATATGGATAAGGCCATTGATCGAATCAATCAAGCAATTAATAATGGTGAAAAGATTACGATTTATGGCGACTATGATGCTGACGGGATCACTGCCACAACGATTATGACAGAGACTCTAAGTATTTTAGGTGCTGATGTGCATTACTTTATTCCAGATCGCTTTAAAGACGGCTATGGTCCTAATATTGATCGCTATCATGATATTGTTGCAGACGGTACCAAATTAATTATTACTGTAGATAATGGTGTGACTGGTATTGACGAAGTTAAATATGCTAAAGAACATGGTGTAGATACAATCGTAACCGACCACCACACTTTTCAAGAACAAAAGCCAGATGCCTATGCCATCGTACACTGTAATTATCCTGGCCAAAAATATCCTTTTGATGATTATTGTGGTGCAGGTGTTGTCTACACAATCTGCCGCGGCTTAATGCAGGATACGATGCCAGAACTACTTGATTTAGCCATGATAGGTACGATTGGCGATATGGTTAAAGTAACTGGAGAAGGTCACGTAATTGTTAAACGAGGGCTGGAGGTACTTAACCAAACTGAGCGACCAGGTTTGCGTGCCCTGATAAAGAATGCTGGCTTAACTTTAGGCTCGATTAACGAAACAGATATCGGCTTTAATATTGCTCCTCGTTTGAATGCGGTAGGTCGATTGGCCAATGCTAACCTTGCAGTTGAGTTATTATTAAGCGACGACGATGTTGAAGCACAAAAGATTGCGGATCAAATTGAAGAGCTGAATAATCAGCGTAAGGAATTGACGACTGAAGTCTATGATAAATGTATGGCGTTAATCCGTGAGAATAGCTGGCAAAAACAAAATACGCTTGTTTTATATGATCCAGATTTTCATGAAGGTGTGTTGGGCCTGGTAGCCAATAAGATCGTTGAAAAGACGCATAAGCCAACGATCGTTTTAACTAAGAATCAGGCTGGAGAAATCAAAGGTTCAGGTAGATCAATTACTGGCTTTAATTTGTTTGATGCCCTTAATCCTTTAAAAGAAGAACTTTTTACCAAATTTGGTGGTCATGATTTTGCCTGCGGTTTATCAATGACTGAAGATAAAATTGGTGCTTTAAGAGAAAAGCTTGAGAAAGGTTTTCACGTTGAAGGTGGACTTGAAATTAAGGAATATGATATGGAACTGCCTTTGCAGGGATTGTCACCACAGACCTCAGCGCAGATTAATCAAGTGGGACCGTTTGGAACGGGGGAGGCACAGCCAATTTTCAGTATCTCCAACCCAACGATTACCCAATTTTTTAAGATTGGTAAAGAGAAGAATCACGTCAAGTTTAATGTCGCTAAAAAGGGTGGCAGCCTGGCTGTAATTGGTTTTAATAAAGACTTTTTAAACAATAATTTGTTGCCATTTATTGCCAGGGTCTTTGTTCAATTGTCGCTTAATACTTATCGCAATAAGATATCGTTGCAAGGTATCATCGAAGGAATTGAATTTGCTTCACCTAAATTAGCTGTTCCTACGCCAGTTATTGATTTGCGTCAAGAAAAGCTAGTCATGGGTTTTGCAGATCGTTATTTGTTATTTGACAAAAAGAATATTCCAATTGTTAGGAATAGACTGCAAGTAAGTGACGATAAGATTAGTTTGGTTAAAGATTACGACAAATCTGGTGAAACAGTTGCTTTGCTTGATGTACCACGCAATCAAATCGAATTAAATTCGGCACTAGAAAAGAATTACCAACAAATTTACTTACGTTTCTTGCTTGATCAATTGCCAGTAGAGCATATTCCAGCAAAAAGCTATTTTGGCAAAGTGTTGAAATATATTTATGCTCACCCAACGTTGAGTCCAGATGATTATCGCACCGTAGCGCCATATCTTGGCTTAGATTATGACAGTGTATTGTTCATTTTACGTGTCTTCTTTGAATTAGGCTTTGTTAAATTGGACGATGGCAAGCTAGTAGGCGAGCAGCATCCTCAAAAGCAGCCTTTAACAGCATCTAAGTATTTGAGAGCAACGCAGTCACAAATTAAGTTTGTCGATCAATTGAGAACAATGCCAACTCAGCAAATTATCACATATGTTAATAATTTTTTGAATAATTAG
- a CDS encoding class A sortase, protein MAKSKQKSSVSTILIRIFAVILLIVGLVLIFNKQIGNQMISHNQQSTLTSLTRKKVEQNQKKKGMYDFKKVKSIGIGQATRSQIKKTSGAIGALAIPEVNMHLPIMLGMSDDAMSTGGGTMRADQVMGKGNYPLAGHYMTAKGILFSPLEDVKKGELIYLTDLKKVYIYRIYMKKIVDPSAVWLVNNTRQNIVTLITCADGGKNRWAIRGNLIKTEKATDNNLKVFNLK, encoded by the coding sequence ATGGCTAAAAGTAAACAAAAAAGTTCTGTTAGCACAATTTTAATCAGAATTTTTGCCGTCATTTTATTGATTGTTGGTTTGGTCCTGATTTTCAATAAACAGATTGGTAATCAGATGATCAGTCATAATCAACAGTCAACTTTGACTAGCTTAACTAGAAAGAAAGTTGAACAAAACCAAAAGAAAAAGGGGATGTACGACTTTAAGAAGGTGAAGTCAATTGGCATAGGCCAGGCCACAAGGTCGCAGATAAAGAAGACCTCAGGTGCGATTGGTGCTTTAGCAATCCCTGAAGTTAATATGCATTTGCCCATTATGTTAGGGATGTCCGATGATGCGATGTCTACTGGTGGTGGAACAATGCGTGCCGACCAAGTGATGGGTAAAGGTAATTATCCTCTTGCTGGTCACTATATGACCGCGAAGGGTATTCTATTTTCACCACTAGAAGATGTTAAAAAGGGCGAGTTAATTTATTTAACTGACTTGAAGAAGGTATATATTTATCGCATTTATATGAAGAAGATCGTTGATCCTTCTGCAGTTTGGTTAGTTAACAATACCCGACAAAACATTGTTACCTTAATTACCTGTGCTGATGGTGGTAAAAATCGCTGGGCAATTCGTGGTAATTTAATTAAAACCGAAAAAGCAACAGATAATAATCTGAAAGTCTTTAACTTAAAATAG
- the lepA gene encoding translation elongation factor 4, producing MDLNKLKDYQKHIRNFAIVAHIDHGKSTIADRILELTDTVSQRQLKNQMLDDMPLERQRGITIKMNSVEVKYHAEDGEDYIFHLIDTPGHVDFSYEVSRSLAACEGALMVVDASQGVQAQTLANTYLAIDDDLAILPVINKIDLPSADIPKTKEEIEEMLGLDASEAAEVSGKTGQGIKDMLEKVVKDIPAPSGDITAPLKALIFDSKYDDYRGVVMSVKIEDGTVKPGDRVQIMNTGKEYEVTEVGVSSPHPIKKDILIAGDVGYITANIKSVRETRVGDTITQADNPTAEPLPGYRQIPPMVYSGMYPVDNRDYEDLKEALQKLQLNDAALEFEPETSTALGFGFRCGFLGLLHMDVVQERLEQEFDLDLIMTAPSVDYHAIMNDGSTKVIDNPSDLPDAGEYKEVQEPYVKAEIMVPNDFVGPVMELCQRKRGEFVTMDYLDKYRVNVIYNMPLAEIIFDFFDDLKSSTKGYASLDYEITGYHATDLVKIDILLNKEPIDALSFIAHRSEAQDRARQMTSMLKKLIPRQNFEVDIQGAIGAKIISRATIKPYRKDVTWKIHTGDPDRRAKLLEKQKRGKKRMKAVGKVEVPQDAFMAVLKMNDDDIKGK from the coding sequence ATGGATTTAAACAAATTAAAAGACTATCAAAAACATATTCGAAACTTTGCAATCGTAGCGCATATTGACCATGGTAAGTCTACTATTGCCGACAGAATTCTTGAATTGACTGATACTGTAAGTCAACGTCAACTTAAGAATCAGATGTTAGATGATATGCCACTTGAACGTCAACGTGGTATTACTATTAAAATGAACTCAGTTGAAGTTAAGTATCATGCCGAAGATGGCGAAGACTACATCTTCCACTTGATCGACACACCAGGACACGTGGACTTTTCTTATGAAGTATCACGTTCTTTGGCTGCCTGTGAAGGTGCATTGATGGTAGTTGATGCTTCACAAGGTGTGCAAGCTCAGACTTTGGCTAACACTTACTTAGCGATCGATGATGATTTGGCAATTTTACCTGTAATTAATAAGATCGACTTGCCATCTGCTGATATTCCTAAGACTAAGGAAGAAATTGAAGAGATGCTTGGTCTTGATGCTTCTGAAGCTGCGGAAGTTTCTGGTAAAACCGGTCAAGGCATCAAGGACATGCTGGAAAAAGTAGTAAAAGACATTCCAGCTCCATCTGGTGATATTACTGCGCCACTCAAGGCTTTGATTTTTGACTCAAAATATGATGACTATCGTGGTGTCGTAATGTCAGTCAAAATCGAAGACGGTACAGTTAAGCCTGGTGACCGAGTTCAAATTATGAATACTGGTAAGGAATATGAAGTTACAGAAGTAGGTGTTTCAAGTCCACATCCAATTAAGAAGGATATCTTGATTGCTGGGGATGTGGGTTATATTACTGCCAACATTAAGTCCGTACGTGAAACTCGTGTTGGTGATACTATCACCCAAGCAGATAATCCTACTGCCGAACCACTTCCAGGTTACCGTCAAATTCCACCAATGGTTTACTCTGGTATGTATCCAGTTGATAACCGTGATTATGAAGACTTAAAGGAAGCTTTGCAAAAGTTGCAATTAAACGATGCAGCTTTAGAATTTGAACCTGAAACTTCTACTGCTTTGGGCTTCGGGTTCCGTTGTGGTTTCTTAGGACTTTTGCATATGGATGTTGTGCAAGAACGACTAGAACAAGAATTTGATCTTGATTTAATTATGACTGCACCATCCGTTGACTATCACGCAATTATGAATGATGGCTCAACTAAGGTAATTGATAACCCATCAGATTTGCCAGATGCTGGTGAATACAAGGAAGTGCAAGAGCCTTATGTTAAGGCAGAAATTATGGTGCCAAATGACTTTGTTGGCCCTGTAATGGAACTTTGTCAAAGAAAACGTGGCGAATTTGTCACGATGGACTATCTTGATAAGTACCGCGTTAACGTTATCTACAATATGCCGTTGGCTGAAATCATCTTTGACTTCTTCGATGATTTGAAGTCATCAACTAAGGGTTATGCTTCACTTGACTACGAGATTACTGGCTATCATGCAACCGACTTGGTTAAGATCGATATCTTGCTTAACAAGGAACCAATCGATGCTCTTAGCTTTATCGCTCACAGAAGTGAAGCACAAGATCGTGCTCGTCAAATGACTTCAATGCTTAAGAAGTTAATTCCACGTCAAAACTTCGAAGTTGATATTCAAGGTGCGATCGGCGCCAAGATTATTTCTCGTGCTACGATCAAGCCATATCGTAAGGATGTTACTTGGAAGATTCACACCGGTGACCCTGACCGTCGTGCTAAATTGCTTGAAAAGCAGAAGCGTGGTAAAAAGAGAATGAAGGCTGTAGGTAAGGTAGAAGTGCCTCAAGATGCCTTCATGGCCGTTCTTAAGATGAATGATGATGATATCAAAGGCAAGTAA
- the dnaJ gene encoding molecular chaperone DnaJ: MAQEDYYKVLGVDRDASDQEINKAYRKLAKKYHPDLNHEPGAEEKYKQVNEAYEVLHDKQKRAQYDQFGSAGVNGQGGFGGGAGQGFGGAGFDASGFGDFGDIFGDIFGQGRQQRVDPTAPQRGEDLDYTLTIDFMDAINGKKSQVSYTRDEICETCGGNGCEKGTHPITCDKCHGTGYMTVTQRSVFGMVRQQTTCDKCHGRGVVIEHPCKTCHGRGIVERKNTIEVDIPAGIDNGQQLRYQGQGDAGINGGPYGDLYIIYRVKPSKIFERRGQNIYTHVPISFAQATLGDEIDVKTVHGDEKLTIPAGTQPNKKFTLRGKGVPYLRGNGNGDQIITVDIVIPKHINEKQKQDLTNFVQDGGEHITPKEKGFFERLKDKFNGE, translated from the coding sequence ATGGCACAAGAAGATTATTATAAAGTGCTTGGCGTAGATCGTGACGCCAGTGACCAGGAAATTAATAAGGCATATCGTAAACTAGCAAAGAAATACCACCCAGATTTGAACCATGAACCCGGAGCTGAAGAAAAGTATAAGCAAGTTAACGAAGCTTATGAAGTTTTGCATGATAAGCAAAAGCGTGCACAATATGATCAATTTGGTTCTGCCGGTGTAAATGGCCAAGGTGGCTTCGGTGGCGGAGCCGGTCAAGGCTTTGGTGGTGCAGGTTTTGATGCTTCGGGCTTTGGCGATTTTGGCGACATTTTTGGCGATATCTTTGGTCAAGGCCGTCAACAAAGAGTCGATCCTACAGCACCTCAACGTGGTGAGGACCTAGACTATACTTTAACGATTGACTTTATGGATGCCATTAATGGTAAAAAGTCTCAAGTTAGCTATACTCGTGATGAAATTTGTGAGACTTGTGGAGGTAATGGTTGCGAAAAAGGTACGCACCCAATTACCTGTGATAAATGTCATGGTACAGGTTATATGACAGTTACCCAACGTTCAGTCTTTGGTATGGTTCGTCAACAAACTACTTGTGATAAATGTCATGGTCGTGGTGTGGTCATTGAACACCCATGTAAGACTTGTCACGGTAGAGGTATTGTTGAACGTAAGAATACTATTGAGGTTGATATTCCAGCAGGTATTGATAATGGTCAACAATTGCGTTACCAAGGCCAAGGTGATGCCGGTATTAATGGTGGACCATATGGTGACTTGTACATCATTTACCGAGTAAAGCCATCCAAGATTTTTGAGCGTCGTGGTCAAAACATTTATACTCACGTGCCAATTTCATTTGCACAAGCTACATTAGGTGATGAAATTGACGTTAAGACTGTTCATGGTGATGAAAAGTTGACCATTCCAGCAGGTACGCAACCTAATAAGAAATTTACCTTGCGTGGTAAAGGTGTGCCTTATCTTCGTGGTAATGGCAACGGTGATCAAATTATTACTGTTGATATCGTTATTCCAAAGCATATTAATGAAAAGCAAAAACAAGATTTAACTAACTTTGTTCAAGATGGTGGTGAACATATCACTCCAAAAGAAAAAGGCTTTTTCGAAAGGCTTAAAGATAAATTTAACGGAGAATAA
- the dnaK gene encoding molecular chaperone DnaK encodes MSKVIGIDLGTTNSAVAVLEGKEPKIITNPEGNRTTPSVVAFKDGEIQVGEVAKRQAITNPNTIVSIKRHMGEADYKVKVGNKSYTPQEISAFILQYIKKFSEDYLGEEVKDAVITVPAYFNDAQRQATKDAGKIAGLNVQRIINEPTASALAFGLNKDQDEKVLVYDLGGGTFDVSVLQLGDGVFQVLSTNGDTHLGGDDFDHRIMDWLIKNFKDENGVDLSKDKMAMQRLKDAAEKAKKDLSGVSSTHISLPFISAGESGPLHLEADLTRAKFDELTSDLVEKTKIPFDNALKDAGLTVNDIDKVILNGGSTRIPAVQKAVKEWAGKEPDHSINPDEAVALGAAIQGGVISGDVKDIVLLDVTPLSLGIETMGGVFTKLIDRNTTIPTSKSQIFSTAADNQPAVDVHVLQGERPMAADDKTLGRFELTDIPPAPRGVPQIQVTFDIDKNGIVNVSAKDMGTGKEQKITIKSSSGLSDEEIKRMQKDAEEHAEEDKKRKEEADLRNEVDQLVFTTEKTLKETKDKLSDADRKPVEDALNDLKKAQKDNNLDEMKEKKDALSKAAQDLAVKLYQQNGGAQGAAGQAGPQGPQGGNPNNGNNGGAQDGEFHKVDPNK; translated from the coding sequence ATGTCAAAAGTTATTGGTATTGACCTCGGAACTACTAACTCAGCAGTTGCAGTTCTTGAAGGTAAAGAACCAAAGATCATTACTAACCCAGAAGGCAATCGTACTACTCCGTCTGTAGTTGCTTTCAAAGACGGTGAAATTCAAGTAGGTGAAGTTGCTAAGCGTCAAGCTATTACTAACCCTAACACCATTGTTTCAATCAAGCGTCACATGGGTGAAGCTGATTACAAGGTTAAGGTTGGCAACAAGAGCTACACTCCACAAGAAATTTCAGCATTCATTTTGCAATACATAAAGAAGTTCTCAGAAGACTACTTAGGTGAAGAAGTTAAGGATGCAGTTATTACTGTTCCTGCTTACTTCAATGACGCACAACGTCAAGCTACTAAGGATGCTGGTAAGATCGCTGGCTTGAACGTTCAAAGAATCATCAACGAACCAACTGCTTCAGCTTTAGCCTTTGGTTTGAATAAAGACCAAGATGAAAAAGTTTTGGTTTACGACCTTGGTGGTGGTACTTTCGATGTTTCCGTTCTTCAATTAGGTGACGGTGTCTTCCAAGTATTGTCAACTAACGGTGATACTCACCTTGGTGGTGATGACTTTGACCACCGTATTATGGATTGGCTCATCAAGAACTTTAAGGATGAAAATGGCGTTGACTTGTCCAAGGACAAGATGGCAATGCAAAGATTAAAGGACGCCGCAGAAAAGGCTAAGAAAGACTTATCAGGTGTATCAAGCACTCACATCTCACTTCCATTCATTTCTGCGGGCGAATCTGGTCCACTTCACCTTGAAGCTGACTTAACTCGTGCTAAGTTCGATGAATTGACTAGCGACTTAGTTGAAAAGACTAAGATCCCATTTGACAATGCATTAAAGGATGCAGGTCTTACTGTTAACGACATCGACAAGGTTATCTTAAACGGTGGTTCAACTCGTATTCCAGCTGTTCAAAAGGCAGTTAAGGAATGGGCTGGCAAGGAACCTGACCACTCAATTAACCCTGACGAAGCTGTTGCTTTAGGTGCAGCTATCCAAGGTGGTGTTATTTCAGGTGACGTTAAGGACATCGTATTGCTTGATGTTACTCCATTGTCACTTGGTATTGAAACCATGGGTGGTGTCTTCACTAAGTTAATCGACAGAAACACTACTATTCCTACTTCAAAGAGCCAAATCTTCTCAACTGCTGCAGATAACCAACCAGCAGTAGATGTTCACGTATTACAAGGTGAACGTCCAATGGCTGCAGACGACAAGACTCTTGGCCGCTTTGAATTAACTGATATTCCACCTGCACCACGTGGTGTTCCTCAAATTCAAGTTACCTTCGATATCGACAAGAACGGTATCGTAAACGTATCTGCCAAGGATATGGGTACTGGTAAGGAACAAAAGATCACTATCAAGAGTTCATCTGGTTTGTCAGACGAAGAAATCAAGCGTATGCAAAAAGACGCCGAAGAACACGCCGAAGAAGACAAGAAGCGTAAGGAAGAAGCAGACTTACGTAACGAAGTTGATCAATTAGTCTTTACTACTGAAAAGACTTTGAAGGAAACTAAGGATAAGCTTTCTGATGCAGATCGTAAACCAGTTGAAGATGCCCTTAATGACTTGAAGAAGGCTCAAAAGGACAACAACTTGGACGAAATGAAAGAAAAGAAAGATGCTTTATCCAAGGCTGCTCAAGACTTAGCTGTTAAACTTTACCAACAAAATGGTGGAGCTCAAGGTGCAGCAGGTCAAGCAGGCCCTCAAGGCCCACAAGGTGGCAACCCAAACAACGGTAATAACGGTGGTGCCCAAGATGGTGAATTCCACAAAGTAGATCCAAACAAGTAA
- the grpE gene encoding nucleotide exchange factor GrpE gives MSREESPSERDLDKKEKASEPKKAVKKETAKDEEPKKDKEDQKLAKEIADLKEKNKDLEDKYLRSEAEIQNMQARYSKERAQLIKYESQSLAKDVLPAMDNLERALSVKADDDVSKQLKKGVQMTLDSLAKAMKDHGIVEIEAEGVKFDPTLHQAVQTVAAENDDQKDHVVQVLQKGYQYKDRTLRPAMVVVAQ, from the coding sequence GTGAGTAGAGAAGAGTCTCCAAGTGAAAGAGATTTAGATAAAAAAGAAAAGGCTTCTGAGCCAAAAAAGGCTGTGAAAAAAGAAACGGCTAAAGACGAAGAGCCTAAAAAAGATAAAGAAGATCAAAAGTTAGCTAAAGAAATCGCTGACTTAAAAGAAAAGAATAAAGATCTTGAAGATAAGTACTTGCGTAGCGAAGCCGAAATTCAAAATATGCAAGCTCGTTACTCAAAAGAAAGAGCACAACTTATCAAGTATGAATCTCAAAGCTTAGCTAAAGACGTTTTGCCTGCAATGGACAATTTGGAAAGAGCTTTAAGCGTTAAGGCCGATGATGATGTGTCTAAGCAATTGAAGAAAGGTGTTCAAATGACCCTTGATTCACTTGCAAAGGCCATGAAAGATCACGGTATTGTTGAGATTGAGGCTGAAGGCGTTAAATTTGATCCGACATTGCATCAAGCTGTTCAAACAGTAGCAGCTGAGAATGATGATCAAAAAGATCACGTTGTTCAGGTTTTACAAAAAGGATATCAATATAAAGATCGGACACTAAGACCAGCTATGGTTGTAGTTGCTCAATAA
- the hrcA gene encoding heat-inducible transcriptional repressor HrcA: protein MLTERQELILKTIITDFTQTHEPVGSKTVMNQLPIKVSSATIRNEMAVLEDQGLIEKTHSSSGRIPSSEGYRYYLDNLVEPLQLPESVYNTIGSQLDRPFHQVNEIVQEAARILSDLTDYTAFAEGPESGDVKITGFRIVPLSARQVMAILVTSDGNVQNQVYALPHNIHGEEIEKAVRMINDQLVGKSLNEVNISFLSELAKNEIGSDHVSELLDLVEDVLKDAASEQMYVDGQINLLKNTSEHNVNDIILLYEMIDHDNLFSNLLDGKADPKTEKYPVKVKLGSEMPNDLLKNYSLVTAEYSVGTHGKGTIALLGPTNMPYSQMIGLLEYFRNELAKKLLDYYGKFQ from the coding sequence ATGTTGACCGAGCGTCAAGAACTTATTTTAAAAACAATAATCACGGACTTCACGCAGACACATGAGCCTGTAGGTTCAAAGACAGTGATGAACCAATTACCAATTAAGGTATCAAGTGCAACCATTCGTAATGAAATGGCAGTGCTTGAAGATCAGGGCTTGATTGAAAAGACTCACTCTTCTAGTGGTAGAATTCCTTCAAGCGAAGGTTATCGATACTATTTGGATAATTTGGTTGAACCACTGCAGTTGCCAGAGTCCGTTTATAATACAATCGGAAGTCAATTAGATCGGCCCTTCCATCAAGTAAATGAGATTGTGCAAGAAGCAGCTCGTATCTTATCAGATTTAACTGATTATACTGCTTTTGCCGAAGGACCTGAGAGTGGGGATGTTAAGATCACCGGTTTCAGAATTGTGCCTTTGTCAGCTAGACAAGTGATGGCCATTCTGGTTACGAGTGATGGTAACGTTCAAAATCAGGTTTATGCTTTACCACACAATATTCATGGGGAAGAAATTGAAAAAGCAGTACGCATGATCAACGATCAATTAGTAGGCAAGAGCTTAAATGAAGTTAATATTTCATTCTTAAGTGAGCTTGCTAAAAACGAAATCGGTAGCGATCATGTTAGTGAGCTTCTAGATTTGGTCGAAGATGTTTTAAAAGATGCTGCAAGCGAGCAGATGTATGTTGATGGACAAATTAATTTGTTGAAAAACACATCTGAGCATAATGTCAATGATATCATATTGCTTTATGAAATGATCGATCATGATAATCTATTTTCTAACTTGCTAGATGGTAAGGCTGATCCAAAGACTGAGAAATATCCAGTAAAAGTAAAGTTAGGTTCAGAAATGCCTAACGACTTATTAAAGAATTATAGTCTGGTGACTGCTGAATATAGCGTTGGCACCCATGGTAAAGGAACAATTGCTTTACTTGGGCCAACAAATATGCCGTATTCACAAATGATCGGCCTTCTTGAATACTTTAGAAATGAGTTGGCCAAGAAGTTGCTTGATTATTACGGTAAATTTCAATAG
- the ribF gene encoding riboflavin biosynthesis protein RibF produces MKIVHLTYPVKENILSSKVVLALGFFDGIHLGHQKLIKRAKEIADQKNLPLVVMTFDRHPKEVYEDKKNFKYLETLEEKADKMSELGVDYLAVMPFTKEFSQIGAQDFVDNVIVKLNADTIVAGFDYTYGPKKIANMDRLPDYAKGRFDIVVMPKQIFAGKKIGSTEIRQAIKDGDMELAYELMGHHYVMSGIIGHGKRNGHKLGFPTANLIWADHKVIPKIGVYATKTEIDGKWYDSMTSVGYNVTIGQEKKIYIESNLFNFDEDVYGKPMKIKWYKYTRGEIKFANLDELKKQLEKDQEEIKAYFAE; encoded by the coding sequence GTGAAAATCGTTCATTTAACTTATCCAGTTAAAGAAAATATTCTATCTTCAAAAGTAGTGCTTGCTCTCGGCTTTTTTGATGGGATTCATTTGGGACATCAAAAATTAATCAAGCGAGCAAAAGAAATTGCTGATCAAAAGAATCTGCCTTTAGTAGTGATGACTTTTGACCGACATCCTAAAGAAGTTTATGAGGACAAAAAGAATTTTAAATATCTTGAAACGCTCGAAGAAAAGGCAGACAAGATGTCTGAATTAGGGGTTGATTATCTGGCTGTGATGCCATTTACCAAAGAATTTAGTCAAATCGGGGCACAAGATTTTGTCGATAATGTAATCGTTAAATTGAATGCGGACACTATTGTAGCAGGCTTTGACTATACATATGGTCCAAAGAAAATTGCCAATATGGATCGTTTACCAGATTATGCTAAGGGGCGCTTTGATATTGTAGTGATGCCTAAGCAGATTTTTGCTGGTAAAAAGATTGGTTCTACTGAAATTCGCCAAGCCATTAAAGATGGCGATATGGAACTTGCATATGAACTGATGGGTCATCATTATGTGATGAGTGGAATCATAGGACATGGCAAACGTAATGGACATAAGCTTGGCTTTCCAACTGCTAATTTAATCTGGGCAGATCACAAGGTGATCCCTAAAATTGGCGTTTATGCAACTAAAACTGAGATAGATGGCAAATGGTATGACTCGATGACCAGTGTTGGTTATAACGTGACAATCGGTCAAGAAAAGAAGATTTATATTGAATCAAACTTATTTAATTTTGACGAAGATGTATATGGTAAGCCAATGAAGATTAAGTGGTACAAGTATACTCGCGGAGAAATTAAATTTGCCAACTTGGATGAATTGAAGAAGCAACTTGAAAAGGATCAAGAAGAGATCAAGGCCTATTTTGCTGAATAA